The genomic region GGTATTGCCTTGTGTTTGTCAAGTTTAAGAGTTGTTGATTGGATTCCCAGGACAAAGTTATTTCCTCCTCTTGCATTAGGGCCAAAATCTTCTAATTCTGAGGACGCTACCTCAAGTGTGAATTTTCTACTCCAAAATGCCCCCTCCCCCCCTATTGGTTTTCCTCTTATTTAATCTTAATCTTTTTATCTTATCATTAGTTATGTTACTTATCACTTTGTGGCTTTCCTGTTTATCAACTGCAGCCAGTAGCTCAGATCAAACAAAGGATCAGGATCTGCTATGTCATCTCCTAAGAAACCTTGCTGGTTCAAGCAATGAGAAAAATACTGCAGGATTGCTGCCTGTATCTCAGGACTTGCAAAATGTGGTGGCATCTTTGGGGACTGCTCTAAAGGTGCTAAGCTAAGCATTAAGGCCTGAGTCTACCATGCATTTTGGTTTATCTTCTGATTGCATTTTATTGCAGGACACTACCATGCCTGCTGGGCTGGGTGTGACCACACCTTCACCTAATTTGACACTTAAGAATACAGTGCCAGATAATGCACAAGCTGGAGTTGCACATAATGTATCTGCTTCACAACAATCTGCTTTACTTTTCCCagaaaatgcaagcaacttaAGCAAAGCAAATGCTTCAGATACGACAGTGGGAAGGATGAAACTGAACAATATTGACTTAAATAATGTTTATGATGGTTCTCAAGACTGCATAGAGGATCAACAGGATAATGTTACCCCTGAAAATCTCGGAAATGTGTCTGCTGCTGTCCCATTTTGGTTATGTAAAGATTTGCAACAGTCTAGTCCACCACATAATAGTGGGAATTCGGGTTCCACACAGAGCCACTCACCTTCTACATCCAGTGGGGAGGCACAGGTGTGAAAACTGATTCTCGCTGCAGTTTATTCAACCACTGCTTGTTTAggaatgaatttgaaatttgaagttgTGTTTGGCACAAATTGAGTGTATCTGGGGATCTTTCACTTGATGGAACTGTGTGCTTTAGAATTATGACAGGTGTCAGTGCTGTAATCTGTCGTGCAGTATTTTCTACTCTTCCACTAATATGACTTGCTCATATGCACTACCAgttgtttccttttatatgATACCACATTTTAAACTTGAGATGTTTTTTATGTCTATTTCTTACGTACAAAAGCATCTAGTAGCATTTCATCATTAGAAGCTCGTTAAGGTTCTCTTATTTTGAGATATCAAATAGCCAATCTGGATTTTACCTTGCAGAGTCGTACAGATCGGAttgtttttaaactttttggCAAAGATCCAAGTGATTTTCCTCTTGCTCTGCGGAAACAGGTCTTTTTCCTGCTTTTGAGGCTAAACACATTCCTTTTATCCtctcttttctaattttggtttgaaagtttaattttgttcaatttaatGTCAGATTCTTGATTGGCTATCCAGTAGTCCTACGGATATAGAGAGCTACATCCGACCTGGTTGTGTTGTATTGACAATATATCTATGCATGGATAAGTCCACCTGGGACGAGGTAAGTTTTTGCTTCAGCACAGGTATATTAATAGCTAATTATCCATTCAAACTCCATTGAGGCTATAAGTCTCTGATCTGTGCTGGATGTGGACTGCAGAAGCTATTATAATGTTATCAAGCCTTGCCTTCAATCAGATAATGTTTATAAGTAGGATTCTGGAACTGGCTCCCACAATCCTGTGATCACTGCTAGCTTAGTTTCAGTGAAGAATTACGGACCAGCATTAACTTACTTGGATGCTTGGTCTACGTGTTCATCTATTCAGTTTTAAGTATGGGCTAAAATTCATATAGTAATTGTTCCTTGCAGCTGTACTGCAATCTAAATTCCACTTTGGGAAGGCTTCTTGAATCATCTGCTGAATCATTTTGGAGAACAGGATGGATATATACCCGAGTACAGCATCGTGCAACATTCGTATATAATGGTATATCTATGTTTTCTACTCTGTAACATGTTTCAAATGCTTTTCCAGTTTTAGACTCctgaagaaatgaaaaatcactCTTGGGATGTTTAGGCTAAAAACTTTTTCTGCTGCAGGCGAGGTTGTTCTGGATGCACCCTTACCTCTAAATATCCATCGAAATTGTAGAATATCAAGCATCAAGCCTATTGCTGTTGCTTTCTCTGAGTCTGTTCATTTTGTTGTAAAAGGCTTCAACTTATCCCGTGCTACGTCAAGGTATTTTTGTCTTGACATGCATCAGTCTCTTGGTTTTGGAGAtggtttcttgaattttatactctctcttttgtgtttttccaAGTCAAGCTTGAAGGATGCTTCAATACGACTTTGTTGCATTTCTCTCAGGTTACTGTGCGCACTAGAGGGGAAGTATCTGGTTCAGGAGAATTGTGCTGATATGACTGGTGCAGCAGATTCATTTGTTCAACACCAAGAGATTCAGTGCCTTGGGTTCTCTTGTTTTATACCTAATATTATTGGAAGGGGATTTATTGAGGTGACATTTTTTCCCATGGATTTTTGTTGCCTAGCAGATTATGTACTGTTTGTTGCACAGTTTTGTGAAAGCACTACCTAGGTTGACTGGCCAAGTGCTgaattttgtgattgttgCCCATATATTAGGTTGAAGACCATAGTCTCAGCAGCAGCTTCTTTCCATTCATTGTTGCAGAGAAGGATGTCTGCTCTGAAATATGCAGTCTGGAGAGCATCATTGACGGTGCTGATACTGTTTATGAAAATGCTGATGAAGTTAGAGCTAGAGACCAAGCTTTGGACTTTGTGCATGAAATGGGTTGGCTTCTCCATAAAAATCGGTTGATATTTAGGTTGGGAGCGAGCAACGGCAACATGGACCCATTCTCTTTCAAACGCTTCAGGTGGCTTATTGAGTTTGCCATCGATCATGACTGGTGTGCTGTGGTGAAAAAgctcttaaatattttgttggatgGTACGGTAGATTCAGGGCAATACACTTCTACTTTAGTTGCATTGCTGGAAATTGGCCTTCTTCACCGAGCGGTTCGGAGAAATAGCAGGTCCATGGTAGAATTTCTACTAGAATACCATCCAAGTGGAGCTTTAGACAACAGAGGGCCCGAGGAGAAGCAACTTGATGAGGGCCAATATTTGTTTAAGCCTGATAGCATGGGCCCGGGTGGTTTGACTCCTCTGCATGTTGCAGCCAGCCTGGACAGCTCTGAGAATGTATTGGATGCATTAACTGCAGATCCTGGATCGGTATGCTGTACCTTGTCTGTTTATGCATTTGTTCTAGTGATTTGGTTGTTTACATGTATGAAGAGTTTCTGCTCTTGAACGAAGTGTTTTAGTGTCTTGATGTTTGCATTTGTCAGGTGGGAATTGAAGCATGGAAGAAGGCTCGAGACAGTATGGGATTAACACCACATGACTATGCATGTCTGCGTGGGCATTACTCATACGTCCATCTAGTTCAGAGGAAACTGAAGAAGAAATCAGGAGATGGACAAGTTGTTGTGGACATTCCAGGTATGTTATTAGACGGCAACAATGTGAAGCAGAAGATAGGAAACACAAGTAAGTCGAGGAAATTGGGTGTGTTCCAAACAGAAAGAAATTGAGTTATGGAAGGTGGAGAGCATCAGTGACGATATACAGACCAGCAATGGTTTCAATGGTTGCAATAGCGGCGGTGTGCGTGTGTGCTGCATTGCTCTTCAAAAGCTCACCAGAGGTTCTTTATTCATTCCGGCCCTTCAGGTGGGAGCTATTGAAATATGGGTCGGAGTAGGGGGAGAGGTACGAGTAATTGTGTTGCGTTTAGGGATATGATGATATTGAGGATGTCCATATCTGTGTATCTTAATTTGTGAGTTGTGGCTATGTTGTTCTCATCCTTAGTATAATATAGTATTACAAAATTGACATAAATTGGTTTCTGAATTCAGAGGAATAGTGATGAAGTACATATCCTCCGCAACTCACTGTATCAGCAGCCGCTATTTTCCAATTATCTTGTTGCATCTCTTATTCTGCATGACAAACATAAttcttctatgttttttttaagggtaaaatgcCAAAAAGTTGCCTATGTGTTTTTGCAAAAAAGCGCAAAATCTCATTCGATAGGAAAATAGGTTTAAATACCCAATTGtgtttctaaaaatattacgtACTACTCGTTACCGTTCCTGTTCGTAAAATAACACTAAcactattacaaaatacaagTTCTGCTGTAgatagataataataatggaCAGAGAGGGCATTCCCGACTTTTTAAACTGCTTCAtccacacagacacacactcCGAACACCATTCAAAGTGTAGTAAACAAATTAAGCTGAACGCAAATGGCGGCCGCCTTACAACTCTCCCTTTCCTCCTCTTTCCTCGCATCCCCTCTCCCCTCCTCCACCCTCAGACCCACCGCCAGTCGCCCACTCCGCAGACTCCTTATCTCCTCCGCTACCGCtccttcatcatcatcatcaacaacaTTGAATTTGCCCAAGAAAAAGCACTGGAAAGTAGGGGAATACCCTGGTGTCTCTGAAGCCTCCATCACACATTTCTCCAGCAATAACAAGAATAGAACCCCCATTAAGAATATCAAGAAAAAGCTGGACAAGAAGAATAATGCCAAAGCATGGGCTAATACAGTCACCGAAGCTCTCTCTGACGCCATTGACAAAAAGCAATGGCTCCGTGCCCTTCAGGTTTACTCCTTCGCTCTCTTTTAAATGCTCATTTTGGCGTTTATGTGCATAACTTCACTCACgctcatcatttatttttcttagtttCTTTTCTCATGATTTGTTAATCATTTTCCGTTTCCTGGAAATCCTTTGCTCTTGTAATTcttcaaagaaagaaaaagccTTGTTATCTGGGCTTtgcttaattataattgatttactttCCAGCTTTATTGTCTCGTGAATTTGGGTGGTTGAATGTTCGAGATGGCTTTTCTATTCTCTATAATGTTatcgatatatataaatatagtacAGGAGTTTAGGTCTTGTATGATGCGATTACAACACAGTTATATAAAGATCAATAAttcatattacaaaaatacatgACTGTAGGAGAAGTTGAAAAATTGATGCGCTACTTTTCTTGCTTGCTGGAACTCTATTTTACGCTATGAAGCTGGTCATAAATTCATAACTCATCacaaacattaaattttaggTGTTTGAGATGCTAAAGGCGCAACCTTTTTACCAACCAAAAGAAGGGACATATATGAAGCTCCTTGTTCTTCTTGGGAGATGTGGACAACCTGGGCAAGCCTGTCAGCTCTTTGATGAAATGCTTGAAGAAGGACTGGAACCAACAGCGGAACTCTACACAGCTTTGGTTGCTGCGTGTTGCAGGAGCAATCTGATTGATAAAGCTTTTGCCATTCTTGAACAAATGAAGTCTCTTCCTCTTTGCCAGCCTGATGTCTACACCTACAGTATACTGATTAAAGCATGTGTTGATGCTTCTCGTTTTGAACTAGTTGACTCTCTTTATGATGAAATGGCCGAACGATTAATTACCCCAAACACTGTAACTCAAAATATAGTGTTGAGTGGTTATGGGAAGGCAGGAAAATATGAGGAGATGGAGAAGGTTCTTTCCAGGATGCTTGAGAGTACGACAAGCAAACCTGATGTATGGACTATGAATACCATTATTAGCTTGTTTGGTAACGAGGGTCAGATTGAAATGATGGAAAGGTGGTATGAAAAATTTCGGAATTATGGAATAGAGCCAGAAACTCGCACTTTTAACATTTTGATTGGTGCTTATGGGAAGAAAAGGATGTATGATAAGATGTCATCTGTGATGGAGTACATGCGTAGACTTTCATTTCCCTGGACAACCTCAACCTACAACAATGTAATTGAGGCATTTTCGGATGCTGGTGATGCGAAACACATGGAATACACATTTGATCAGATGCGTGCTGAAGGCATGAAGGCGGACACCAAGACCTTCTGCTGTCTTATCAGAGGTTACGCCAATGCTGGCCTCTTTCATAAAGTGATCAGCAGTGTTCAGTTGGCTGGAAGATTGGAGATACCAGAGAATACGTCGTTCTTTAATGCAGTCATATATGCTTGCTCAAGGGCAGAAGATATAATGGAGATGGAAAGAGTTTTCAAGAGAATGAAAGATAAGCTATGCCAACCAGATTGTACGACTTACTCTATGATGATGGATGCATACAGGAAGGAAGGTATGAGTGACAAGGTCTATGATTTGGAGCAAGAAATGCAGATGATGACTGGTAAGACTTGCAAAGAATACCATGATGTTGAAACAGACGCTGCTCCTGACGGCGAGAAAGTGCTGTTAATCTGAGTGTTGGTCGAATTAGTTTGTGGGACAAAGCAATAAGTGTCTTTGAGCAGGGTCAGGATATGCATGTCCAAAGTGgataaataaactaaagtCCTGCTCGAGGTGTTAATCCTAATGATTGAGGTAGCCTCATTGGATAATTTTGGGATAACTGGAAGCTAAATTGTATGTTTCCCATCTGGTCTGATGAAGATGAAGCCTTACACGGGTCTAGAGGAATATGTGGTGCTGTGAGCTAAAGAAGAATTGGCAACAACATAAACCTGGCATTTACAATTGTAACTGGATGATATTGGAACCTCTAAAATGTCAATTTTGCTTCTTTAAGTTAATATGATTGATTTCCATGCTAATACAATTCACAGTACTTGTATATATAGTCTTTGttggtaaaattatatctaaatttataaagaaaaagtttgTGAGCTAAACTCTGATGAGAATAGGCTATCAACCCAATTGTCCTTATTACCCCCAAATTTCAAATAAGCAAAGAAACTGTTTCTACTAATTATAAGAAGAAGCCCTTTTTGTGTCTAGAGGAagttttttttgctttttacaaaatttgtccttcatttttacataattccattatttcagcaaaataaattaacttatttatagAGGACATAAGCGATAATTTACAC from Sesamum indicum cultivar Zhongzhi No. 13 linkage group LG3, S_indicum_v1.0, whole genome shotgun sequence harbors:
- the LOC105156807 gene encoding LOW QUALITY PROTEIN: squamosa promoter-binding-like protein 1 (The sequence of the model RefSeq protein was modified relative to this genomic sequence to represent the inferred CDS: inserted 1 base in 1 codon), with translation MQTEFGGKSHNFYGPVVSDMKVVGKKSMEWDLNDWRWDGDLFMASPVNSVPSDCRSRQFLPVGSDIPVKTGASSSFPSGTDEVMLGDERVKRDLEKRRRSVEANEPLNDEAGSLNLKLGGHVFPVMEREVVDKWEDKSGKKTKVSSTSSTRAVCQVDDCKADLSSAKDYHRRHKVCEVHSKATRALVGNVMQRFCQQCSRFHVLQEFDEGKRSCRRRLAGHNKRRRKTHPENVVSATNLNDEQGSNYLLISLLRILSNLHTSSSDQTKDQDLLCHLLRNLAGSSNEKNTAGLLPVSQDLQNVVASLGTALKDTTMPAGLGVTTPSPNLTLKNTVPDNAQAGVAHNVSASQQSALLFPENASNLSKANASDTTVGRMKLNNIDLNNVYDGSQDCIEDQQDNVTPENLGNVSAAVPFWLCKDLQQSSPPHNSGNSGSTQSHSPSTSSGEAQSRTDRIVFKLFGKDPSDFPLALRKQILDWLSSSPTDIESYIRPGCVVLTIYLCMDKSTWDELYCNLNSTLGRLLESSAESFWRTGWIYTRVQHRATFVYNGEVVLDAPLPLNIHRNCRISSIKPIAVAFSESVHFVVKGFNLSRATSRLLCALEGKYLVQENCADMTGAADSFVQHQEIQCLGFSCFIPNIIGRGFIEVEDHSLSSSFFPFIVAEKDVCSEICSLESIIDGADTVYENADEVRARDQALDFVHEMGWLLHKNRLIFRLGASNGNMDPFSFKRFRWLIEFAIDHDWCAVVKKLLNILLDGTVDSGQYTSTLVALLEIGLLHRAVRRNSRSMVEFLLEYHPSGALDNRGPEEKQLDEGQYLFKPDSMGPGGLTPLHVAASLDSSENVLDALTADPGSVGIEAWKKARDSMGLTPHDYACLRGHYSYVHLVQRKLKKKSGDGQVVVDIPGMLLDGNNVKQKIGNTSXVEEIGCVPNRKKLSYGRWRASVTIYRPAMVSMVAIAAVCVCAALLFKSSPEVLYSFRPFRWELLKYGSE
- the LOC105156808 gene encoding pentatricopeptide repeat-containing protein At3g06430, chloroplastic; protein product: MAAALQLSLSSSFLASPLPSSTLRPTASRPLRRLLISSATAPSSSSSTTLNLPKKKHWKVGEYPGVSEASITHFSSNNKNRTPIKNIKKKLDKKNNAKAWANTVTEALSDAIDKKQWLRALQVFEMLKAQPFYQPKEGTYMKLLVLLGRCGQPGQACQLFDEMLEEGLEPTAELYTALVAACCRSNLIDKAFAILEQMKSLPLCQPDVYTYSILIKACVDASRFELVDSLYDEMAERLITPNTVTQNIVLSGYGKAGKYEEMEKVLSRMLESTTSKPDVWTMNTIISLFGNEGQIEMMERWYEKFRNYGIEPETRTFNILIGAYGKKRMYDKMSSVMEYMRRLSFPWTTSTYNNVIEAFSDAGDAKHMEYTFDQMRAEGMKADTKTFCCLIRGYANAGLFHKVISSVQLAGRLEIPENTSFFNAVIYACSRAEDIMEMERVFKRMKDKLCQPDCTTYSMMMDAYRKEGMSDKVYDLEQEMQMMTGKTCKEYHDVETDAAPDGEKVLLI